From the Toxotes jaculatrix isolate fToxJac2 chromosome 15, fToxJac2.pri, whole genome shotgun sequence genome, one window contains:
- the mstnb gene encoding growth/differentiation factor 8, which yields MHLSQIVLYLSLLIALGPVVLSDQETHQQPSATSPEDTEQCATCEVRQQIKTMRLNAIKSQILSKLRMKEAPNISRDIVKQLLPKAPPLQQLLDQYDVLGDDNKDVVMEEDDEHAITETIMMMATEPDSIVQVDEEPKCCFFSFSQKFQASRIVRAQLWVHLRPADEATTVFLQISRLMPVTDGNRHIRIRSLKIDVNSGVSSWQSIDVKQVLSVWLRQPETNWGIEINAFDSRGNDLAVTSAEPGEEGLQPFMEVKISEGPKRARRDTGLDCDENSPESRCCRYPLTVDFEDFGWDWIIAPKRYKANYCSGECEYMHLQKYPHTHLVNKANPRGTAGPCCTPTKMSPINMLYFNRKEQIIYGKIPSMVVDRCGCS from the exons ATGCATCTGTCTCAGATTGTGCTCTATCTTAGTTTGCTGATTGCTTTGGGTCCAGTAGTTTTGAGCGACCAAGAAACGCACCAGCAGCCCTCGGCCACCAGCCCAGAAGACACGGAGCAGTGCGCCACCTGCGAGGTCCGGCAGCAGATTAAAACCATGCGATTAAACGCGATAAAATCTCAGATTCTGAGCAAACTGCGAATGAAAGAAGCTCCAAACATCAGCCGAGATATAGTGAAGCAGCTCCTGCCGAAAGCGCCGCCGCTGCAGCAGCTTCTCGACCAGTACGACGTGCTGGGAGATGACAACAAGGATGTAGTcatggaggaggatgatgagcaCGCTATCACGGAGACAATAATGATGATGGCCACTGAAC CTGACTCCATCGTCCAAGTGGATGAGGAACCAAAgtgctgctttttctctttttctcaaaaGTTTCAAGCCAGTCGCATAGTACGGGCGCAGCTCTGGGTGCATCTGCGCCCGGCGGACGAGGCGACCACTGTGTTCCTGCAGATATCCCGCCTGATGCCGGTCACAGACGGGAACAGGCACATACGAATCCGTTCCCTGAAGATCGACGTGAATTCCGGGGTCAGTTCTTGGCAAAGTATAGACGTCAAACAAGTGCTGAGTGTCTGGCTGCGGCAGCCTGAGACTAACTGGGGCATCGAGATTAACGCGTTCGATTCGAGGGGAAATGATTTGGCCGTGACCTCCGCAGAGCCGGGAGAGGAAGGACTG CAACCATTCATGGAGGTTAAGATCTCGGAGGGCCCCAAGAGAGCCAGGAGAGACACGGGCCTGGACTGCGATGAGAACTCTCCAGAGTCCCGGTGCTGTCGCTATCCGCTCACAGTTGACTTTGAAGACTTTGGCTGGGACTGGATTATTGCCCCAAAGCGCTACAAGGCCAACTATTGCTCAGGGGAGTGTGAGTACATGCACTTGCAGAAGTACCCACATACCCACCTGGTGAACAAGGCCAATCCCAGAGGGACAGCAGGTCCCTGCTGTACCCCCACCAAGATGTCGCCCATCAACATGCTCTACTTTAACCGCAAAGAGCAGATCATCTACGGCAAGATCCCCTCCATGGTAGTGGACCGTTGTGGATGCTCTTGA